In the genome of Quercus robur chromosome 3, dhQueRobu3.1, whole genome shotgun sequence, one region contains:
- the LOC126718515 gene encoding polygalacturonase 1 beta-like protein 3, whose amino-acid sequence MHKKLSPMTLLHLIIFFSSFTVGFSSSGENPFTPKSYLIRYWNKEIRNTKSDPSFLLSKASPLSTVDSASFSKLASQNSLSTHLPAFCSSANLLCFPDLAPSLEKHDKDSNFAGYADRNFSNYGTDRLGGADLFKTYSSDRNMPVDSFRRYSRDSSGHKDQFNNYASNGNVVDQGFNGYATGSTGGSGEFTKYADSVNVPHLAFTSYSDDSNGRSHSFTSYSENANAGDQKFASYGKNANGAPNDFKGYGASANVVGSGFSGYGQSGNAVNDTFTNYGNEGNNPQNNFKSYGDGGNGAIETFKNYRDKSNVGDDSFQSYSKNSNSAEVNFVNYGKSFNEGTDKFSGYGQGSEGHAVGFKIYGVNNTFKDYSKKGVTFATYNNASVKTEQKSEAMALSGSLVKRFVEPGKFFRESMLKKGTVMPMPNIKDKMPKRSFLPRSILSKLPFSSSKISEMKQIFHADDNSTMEAMIVDSLSDCERAPSPGETKRCVGSAEDMIDFAVSVLGRNVAVRTTENVRGSNQNVKLGSVNGINGGKVTQSVSCHQSLFPYLLYYCHSVPKVRVYEADILDPNSKAKINHGVAICHLDTSAWSPSHGSFLALGSGPGRIEVCHWIFENDLTWTIAD is encoded by the exons atgcacaAAAAACTCAGCCCCATGACTCTTCTCCATCTCattatctttttctcttctttcact GTTGGATTCTCTTCATCTGGTGAAAACCCATTCACACCGAAATCCTATCTGATTCGGTACTGGAACAAAGAGATCCGAAACACCAAGTCCGACCCGAGTTTTTTGTTATCCAAGGCGTCCCCATTGAGCACCGTTGACTCGGCGAGTTTCTCCAAACTCGCCTCCCAGAACTCGCTCTCGACTCACCTCCCGGCCTTCTGCTCCTCCGCGAACCTCCTCTGCTTCCCCGATTTAGCGCCGAGTCTCGAGAAGCACGACAAAGACTCGAACTTTGCCGGGTACGCGGACCGGAACTTCTCCAACTACGGCACCGATCGGCTCGGCGGAGCCGACTTGTTCAAGACCTACTCCAGTGACCGGAACATGCCGGTGGACTCGTTCCGCCGATACAGCCGGGACTCCTCGGGTCACAAGGACCAATTCAACAACTACGCATCGAACGGAAACGTGGTGGACCAGGGTTTCAATGGCTACGCCACTGGCTCCACCGGCGGCTCCGGCGAGTTCACGAAGTACGCTGACTCAGTCAATGTCCCCCACCTAGCTTTCACATCCTACTCGGACGATTCCAACGGCCGGTCCCACTCGTTCACCTCTTATAGCGAGAACGCCAACGCTGGCGACCAGAAATTCGCTAGCTACGGCAAAAACGCCAATGGAGCCCCGAACGACTTCAAAGGCTACGGGGCCAGCGCCAATGTCGTCGGGTCGGGTTTCTCGGGTTACGGCCAATCCGGCAATGCCGTTAACGACACGTTCACAAATTACGGTAACGAAGGAAACAATCCACAGAACAATTTCAAAAGCTACGGCGACGGTGGCAACGGCGCCATTGAAACCTTCAAGAATTACAGAGACAAATCCAATGTGGGTGACGACTCGTTCCAGAGTTACTCGAAGAACTCAAACTCGGCGGAGGTCAATTTCGTAAATTACGGCAAGTCCTTCAACGAAGGCACTGACAAGTTCAGCGGTTACGgtcaaggcagcgaaggccacgCCGTTGGATTCAAGATCTACGGCGTGAACAACACCTTCAAAGATTACTCGAAAAAAGGAGTCACATTTGCTACCTACAACAATGCGAGTGTGAAAACTGAGCAGAAAAGCGAAGCAATGGCGCTCAGTGGCAGTTTGGTAAAAAGGTTCGTCGAGCCGGGCAAATTCTTTCGCGAGTCGATGTTGAAGAAAGGGACAGTGATGCCAATGCCCAACATTAAGGATAAAATGCCCAAAAGGTCGTTTTTGCCCCGGTCGATTTTGTCGAAATTACCGTTCTCGTCCTCGAAGATCTCCGAGATGAAGCAGATTTTTCACGCCGATGATAACTCGACCATGGAGGCCATGATTGTGGACTCGCTCAGCGACTGCGAGAGGGCTCCGAGCCCGGGCGAGACCAAGCGGTGCGTGGGTTCGGCCGAGGACATGATTGACTTTGCGGTTTCGGTTTTGGGGCGAAACGTCGCCGTTCGAACGACTGAGAATGTGAGAGGGTCAAACCAGAACGTGAAGCTCGGATCGGTCAACGGAATCAACGGTGGGAAAGTCACGCAATCGGTCTCATGTCACCAGAGCCTGTTCCCGTACCTACTGTATTACTGCCACTCGGTTCCGAAGGTTCGGGTCTACGAAGCGGACATACTGGATCCGAATTCGAAAGCCAAGATTAACCATGGTGTTGCCATCTGTCACTTGGACACGTCAGCTTGGAGCCCGAGTCACGGATCTTTCTTGGCTCTTGGGTCGGGCCCGGGTCGGATTGAGGTTTGTCACTGGATTTTCGAGAATGATCTGACGTGGACAATTGCTGACTAG